The nucleotide sequence TGCGCAAAATGGAGTGCACCAGTTGCGCGGATTTGAAACCGCCAAAGGCTGGGACCACCAATTGCATGATGAACCTGCCATGACGCTCTCATGGGGCAGAAACTATCGCCTCAACAAACAAAGCATCTGGTCGGGATTAAGTTGGGATGTTTTGCCGTACCACACGCTCACAGTTGGCAACGTGCTGACGCAGGCAACTGCGGGCTCAGAACTGCGTCTGGGCTGGAACCTGCCTCCATCCTTCAACACTTCACAAATTCATCCAAGTTCAAGCATTGGTGCGCCAACCCCCGAAGATAAGGGGGGACGACAATCCAAAGATTGGGGTTTTTATGTTTTCGCTGGCGGTGAAGGTCGCGCCGTTGCCCACAATATTTTTCTAGACGGCAATACATGGGGGGACAGCCATCGCGTGGCCAAAGAACCCTTTGTGGGGGAAGTAAGTTTTGGAGCAGCCGTAACCATAAACAGCCTGCAAATTGCCTACAGACATGTTTATCTGACTGAAGAATTCAAAAAACAGAAAGGGGCGCAAAATTATGGTTCCATTACCCTTGTTTTACCTTTTTAGTGCGTCAAAGGTGGTGTGAATTGACATCCGCCAACATGGCAATGGTCGATCTGAATAGGGAGGACATGATGCTTAATATCAATAAGGAAGTTACAATGGTCAAGGTGACGTCCTGGTTTATGTTTTGTGTGGTAGCAATGATCGTCATAATGGTTATATGGGCCTTTCCTGTCAATGCGCATGCACAGGGCACTGAACAACATGGTAGTGCGCCTGTTGTTACTTTGAAGATGTGGGATTCTTCATCATCACTTGAGCAATACGCTTTTCTTGCGGGCATTGTGAGCATGCTTGAGCTCGAAAAGGAATGGCAGGGTCAAAAAGGCATCCTCCCGTTGCGGCAGAGCATGATCGGCAGCTGGTGCGCCGGGCTGGACGGCATGAGCCTCATACAGATTCACAGCGCCGTTAACAGCTATAGCATGAATAATCCCCTCAAGCAGGACAGGCTTGTCCTTGATGTGCTGTGGAGCGAGTTGGTGCAGCCCAAACTTAAAGCTACAATGTCTGGTTCTGGAAGCGACACTTCCACACGGCTTGAGCAAACCATGGGAAGCAGCAAGAAACAAAAAACTCATTCTACATATTAAATTAGCCATGGAGAATCATGATGAAACAACTACTTGCCCCAACTATTGCGATTTTTCTTCTGTTCGCAGGCCCCTTGGCGTGCACCAATATGAGTAAAACACAACAGGGCGGCCTGTCGGGCGCAGCACTCGGCGCTGGCGCAGGAGCGGGCATAGGTGCGCTTACGGGAGGAAACTGGGCTGTCGGAGCCGCCGTTGGCGGAGCCCTGGGTGGTTTGGCAGGGGGACTATACGGAAATTCGCAGGACAACAAAAAACGTTAAGCGCGGCCCTCGGACATATAAGCAGTTTGGCAGGCAGGTTATGATGAAAGGCCTGTCAAACAGCTTGTGATGGGGGATAGGTTGACGTGCACCCAGCAGTTTCTGATTTATCTTGGTTTATCAGGTGTTTTTGGTGGAAAGGGCAATAGACGGTCGGTTTCTGCTTTGACAACCGCATAACATTCGCAACACAGCTCTTCAAGTTTTGGGCGGTCCAGCACGGTAATCTGCCCCCGGCGATATTCAATGACACCCAGGCGCTGCAACTTGCCTGCGGCTTCAGTAACGCCCTCGCGGCGAACCCCCAGCATGTTGGCGATCAGTTCCTGCGTCATGCTCAACTGATTGCTAGGCAGGCGATCGAGCGAGAGCAACAGCCAACGACAGAGCTGCTGGTCTATGGAATGATGTCGATTACATACTGCTGTCTGCGCCATCTGCGTAATTAAGGCCTGAACATAACGCAGCATCAGTTGCAGCATTGCAACGTGATGACTGACGGCAGCCTTAAAATGCTTGTCGCTCAGGCGGTATGCCTGACCAGCACTTTGTACCAAGGCTCTGCTGGAGGTACTTTCTCCCCCCATGAACAGTGAGATGCCAATGACGCCTTCATTGCCAACTACAGAAATTTCCGCTGAAGCGCCGTTTTCCATCACATATAATAGCGAGATAATGCAGTCTATTGGAAAGTAGACATGTCGCATGACATCGCCGGATTCGTATAAAACCTTGCCCAGCGGCATTGAAACCAACTCCAGCTGCGGCAGTAACATGGCATAAATGGGGGGGGGTAATGCAGCAAGAAGGCGGTTTTGGTCTGGGGTAGCATCTTTGAGCATCTTGGTATCCTCAATAGCTATAATTATATTATTATATATTTCATATTTTGTTCGATCAATCTTTTTAATGGTACAATAATAAGTTGCTAATGTATGTGCTCTACCGCACACGCGTATCTGGTTTGAAATAACGATTCTGCTCATGAAGCAATTAACATCAAACGCAGAGGTTCATATGCTTGAAATGATTGCTGTTGCCCTCGTTATGTTGTGGTTGTTGGGGATAATTACATCCTACTCATTGGGTGGCTTTATCCACATACTTTTGGTCATTGCGGTTGTCGTTATCGTAATCAGATTTTTGCAGGGCCGACGGCTCTAGAAGCGGGTTCAGTCAAAGACCTTGTGCGGGCGACGGTTGTTGCAGAAGTCAAACCACCAGATCATGGTGCGGCGAAGCTCACGCCCTGTCTCTATCTCCCGCAAATACACGCATTCAAACTTTAGAGAACGCCAGAGACGTTCGATCATCAAGTTATCCATCCAGCGCGGCCTCGGCCATCCATTGAGATGCGCGCTCCGGCCTCCCTGAGCGTCCGCGTAACCCCATAATTCATGAACTGCGAACCTTGTTAGCTAAGCTCGCCGCAATCTCTCCGCTGGTTTGCTGCTTCCACAGGAAAATCTGATTTTTTTTTGGGGGGGGGCACGCCGTACTTGCTGACGAGCTCGGGCAAGGCATGTTCCCCGTACAGGACACCACCTGGGCAACGCTGGCCCTGAACTAGGTGGTGAACTTTCCGCTTGATTTGCACATCAAAAGCCTCCGTTGGCTTCTTGAGTCCACCTTGGCTCAGGTCCCGTTTACCGACCCCACTTCACAAATAGCCGCCTCGCAAGGATCACCGCAACGTTTTGCCTGGGTGCTCACTGGTGCTTGGTCAGGCGTTAGCTGTTTTTCATGTCCGCAACAAGACGGCTGAGCGTTTTCGACTGACTGACCATGTCAGCCACCGCCTTGGCGGCCTCGTTCATGGCGGAGGCAGTTTGCCCGGCCATGGTGCTGACCTCAAGGATTGACTGGTTGATCTCTTCGCTGGCGGCGGATTGCTGCTCGCTGGCGGTGGCTATGGCCCGCACCTGATCGGCGGTGGCATCGGCATCGCTGACAATCTGGCGCAGCGCCTCGCCGGACATGTTGGCAAAGCCCGTGGCTGTTTCCACCTCCGCCAGGGCGTTATCCATACTTTTAACGCTCTTTGCCGTGCTTGCCTGAATGGCCGCAATGGCGTCGCCCACATCATGCGTCGAGGCCATGGTTTTTTCCGCCAGTTTGCGCACCTCGTCAGCCACCACCGCAAATCCACGTCCGGCATCTCCGGCGCGGGCAGCCTCGATGGCGGCATTGAGCGCCAGCAGATTGGTCTGGTCTGCGATATCGGAAATAACGCTCATGATGCGTGAAATGGCATACGCATGCTCGTTCAGCTGGGTCATGTCGCCCTTGAGCGCCAGCGAAACCATGTGCAGTGTGCCGATGCTCTGCAACGACTGCTGCATTATGCGCTGGCCGTTCTGGGCATTGCCCTTGGTCTGGTCCGACATGCCTGAGGCCGAGGAGGCGTTGCTGGCAACCTCCTGCACGGTGGCGTTCATTTCGGTCATGGCTGCGGCAGCTTCGCTGAGCCGCTGCGAAGAATTCGTTGCTATACGGTCCGACTGCTCAATCTGCAACGAAAGCTGATCCGATGCCGCAGAAATCACAGCCACAACTTCTTCCAGTTGCCCGGCGGCGACGAGCATTCCTTCTTTTTTGGCATTTTCGGCGGCAAGGCGGGCCAATTCGGCCTGTTGCGTGGCGGTGCGGGCAAGCCGTGTCTGTTCCTCAGCTTCGGCAGTTTTGCTGGTGGCTGTTTCTATCATGCCCCTGAGTTTGTCCACCATGGCGGACAAAGACTGCCCCAGCTTGCCCAGCTCGTCATTGCGGTTAACGTACAGTGTCTGACCAAGGTCGCCAGACGCCACTGTTCCGGCAAAATCCACGCACTTGCGCAGGGCGGCAAGGATGGGATTAACGACAAACAGCATGGCCACGCAGGCCAGCACAAGGCCCGCAGCGCCAAATATGAGGCTGGATCTGGTAACGGAATCAGTGGCCCTGCTTATGTCGCCATCGTTGACGACAGCGCCAACAACCCAGTCTGCAGCCGCAAGCCTTTTGAAGGTCATGACCTTCTGATGCCCGTCAAACGTGTAGGATACGGTACCGCTGTCCCTGGACAGCATTTCCCGGCCCCAGTCAAACTGGCTCACGTCCAGCTTCATGATGTGCTTTTTTTCAGGATGGCTGATCATCTTGCCCTTGCCATCCATAAGATAGACGTACCCCTCGCGCCCGATCCTGATCGGCGTGATTATGCTCTCCGAAAACTTGGAAAGATCAAGCCCCACAATCAGAACGCCAAGAATCTTGCCGTCACGCCTGACAGGAGCCGCAATGACCGAAACCGGCTCGTTGTTGGTACGGCTCAAAACAGGCTCGCTGATGCATACCTCGCCCGTGATGGCTCTTTTGAAGTAGGCGCGGTCCTTGATGGAGACGTTGGTCGGCCCCTTGTTGTTGGTAATGCAGGTTCCGGCGAGGTCATACAGCGTCACGGCTTCAATAAAACCGCTGGTGTCCACTATGCGTTGCAGAGCCAGCTTTGCGTCTTCCAGCGCTTTGCCTGTCGCGCCGCCGGGAAGCATCAAGGGGTCGAATTTGTCGTTTTCGCTTTCCAGCGCCGCAACGCCGCGCATGTAGCCAAGAAGATCATTAAGGCTCTTGCTCACAGACTGCGTGGCTATTGTACCCATGCCCAGCAGGCCACGCCGAACTTCTTCATTGGCTTCACGGGCAGAAAAATAGCCTGATATTCCAATGCTGAACACAAGCGTCATCATTGTTGGTATCAACAACTTTGCTCTTACACTGCCGATCATTTTTTTCTCCAGGTATGTTCTATGGCAATAAACCCTTCATTGATGAACGTTATCAACCAAAGTGACGCCGTAAAAACCGCTATCC is from Desulfovibrio desulfuricans and encodes:
- a CDS encoding lipid A deacylase LpxR family protein, whose product is MNCHIKTIVLAIFIFASNICFASEPDNVDNTESQKSTFVLYYENDLFYHHDGYYTNAVKFRVISKPLNTLTKNGIFPDTFDSVMEKFEKSQNTQFTQYNISAGAGQSIYTPKDTTIRDLQEDDRPYAGYLYSFLALHAKQIQMMDTFEITAGVVGPSALAEYAQNGVHQLRGFETAKGWDHQLHDEPAMTLSWGRNYRLNKQSIWSGLSWDVLPYHTLTVGNVLTQATAGSELRLGWNLPPSFNTSQIHPSSSIGAPTPEDKGGRQSKDWGFYVFAGGEGRAVAHNIFLDGNTWGDSHRVAKEPFVGEVSFGAAVTINSLQIAYRHVYLTEEFKKQKGAQNYGSITLVLPF
- a CDS encoding glycine zipper domain-containing protein, which translates into the protein MKQLLAPTIAIFLLFAGPLACTNMSKTQQGGLSGAALGAGAGAGIGALTGGNWAVGAAVGGALGGLAGGLYGNSQDNKKR
- a CDS encoding Crp/Fnr family transcriptional regulator produces the protein MLKDATPDQNRLLAALPPPIYAMLLPQLELVSMPLGKVLYESGDVMRHVYFPIDCIISLLYVMENGASAEISVVGNEGVIGISLFMGGESTSSRALVQSAGQAYRLSDKHFKAAVSHHVAMLQLMLRYVQALITQMAQTAVCNRHHSIDQQLCRWLLLSLDRLPSNQLSMTQELIANMLGVRREGVTEAAGKLQRLGVIEYRRGQITVLDRPKLEELCCECYAVVKAETDRLLPFPPKTPDKPR
- a CDS encoding lmo0937 family membrane protein, producing MIAVALVMLWLLGIITSYSLGGFIHILLVIAVVVIVIRFLQGRRL
- a CDS encoding methyl-accepting chemotaxis protein, whose amino-acid sequence is MMTLVFSIGISGYFSAREANEEVRRGLLGMGTIATQSVSKSLNDLLGYMRGVAALESENDKFDPLMLPGGATGKALEDAKLALQRIVDTSGFIEAVTLYDLAGTCITNNKGPTNVSIKDRAYFKRAITGEVCISEPVLSRTNNEPVSVIAAPVRRDGKILGVLIVGLDLSKFSESIITPIRIGREGYVYLMDGKGKMISHPEKKHIMKLDVSQFDWGREMLSRDSGTVSYTFDGHQKVMTFKRLAAADWVVGAVVNDGDISRATDSVTRSSLIFGAAGLVLACVAMLFVVNPILAALRKCVDFAGTVASGDLGQTLYVNRNDELGKLGQSLSAMVDKLRGMIETATSKTAEAEEQTRLARTATQQAELARLAAENAKKEGMLVAAGQLEEVVAVISAASDQLSLQIEQSDRIATNSSQRLSEAAAAMTEMNATVQEVASNASSASGMSDQTKGNAQNGQRIMQQSLQSIGTLHMVSLALKGDMTQLNEHAYAISRIMSVISDIADQTNLLALNAAIEAARAGDAGRGFAVVADEVRKLAEKTMASTHDVGDAIAAIQASTAKSVKSMDNALAEVETATGFANMSGEALRQIVSDADATADQVRAIATASEQQSAASEEINQSILEVSTMAGQTASAMNEAAKAVADMVSQSKTLSRLVADMKNS